GGAGGTTAACATTGCCTCTATTCAATGCTGCTTCTTCTAGCTTGACAAATTCTTCATCAGGCATAAAAGGTCCGGTAAATATCTGAATCTGATGGGGAATTTGATTTTCTAAAATTTTGCTAGCATCTATTACTGACTCTAACAATTCATATCCCAATCTTCCGCCACCGACACTCACTAGGATAAGCGGCGATTTTTTATCTATCTTTGCGAAAGAACTATCAAATGGGGTGACATTTTCCAATGAAGATTGTGATACAAATCCAGTGTATTCAATTTGACATTTGAGGTCTTGATATCTAGGAAAACTAGCTTCAAATGTGAGGAAATGGGGGTCAGAGTGAAACAAAATCAAATCAAAATACTGGTTTATCAGTTGACAGATAATGTCTGCTTCATCAGAAAGAGTTTCCCTACCGATAACATCTCTAAGACTACAGACAATCTTTGTATTAGGTAACTTGGTGTCTACGTATTCTAACAGAGGAAGCAACTCAAAGAATAGCTTGTGCCTGCCAAAAGGGAAAAACTCTGTAATTAAACAATCAGGCTGAATGCGATCGCATACATCTATCAATTGATTTTTTCTAATGTCTTTAACCTCTTCAACACTTTGAGCACCATCCGTTACTTGAAATTTTCCGTCCTCCAACCAAAGAGCCGGAAGATTTATCACTTCCACACCAGCAGGAATTTTAAACCCTTCCACA
This genomic interval from Scytonema hofmannii PCC 7110 contains the following:
- a CDS encoding glycosyltransferase family protein produces the protein MKKILFYCQYLTGMGHLVRSMEIVRSLIKDFKVYFINGGPHVEGFKIPAGVEVINLPALWLEDGKFQVTDGAQSVEEVKDIRKNQLIDVCDRIQPDCLITEFFPFGRHKLFFELLPLLEYVDTKLPNTKIVCSLRDVIGRETLSDEADIICQLINQYFDLILFHSDPHFLTFEASFPRYQDLKCQIEYTGFVSQSSLENVTPFDSSFAKIDKKSPLILVSVGGGRLGYELLESVIDASKILENQIPHQIQIFTGPFMPDEEFVKLEEAALNRGNVNLQRYTPQLLNYMERADLSISLTGYNTTMNILRTGVRAIVVPIGHYDQDMEQLVRTRKLEQLGIVEVIHPNNLEPAYLAQRIIACLDKEPVKNTSLIFDLEGAQKSSTFLKEYIESRVNVTYAA